Proteins encoded within one genomic window of Tabrizicola piscis:
- the mdoH gene encoding glucans biosynthesis glucosyltransferase MdoH has protein sequence MSKLSQPRSSVLPPSGGARALALLASVLAALAAGLVFSVYGAADGVSSLDVLRSLLILLSTWWLAWGAATALLGLTSRHRAAPLRATGPIRGKTVVIVPVYNEDPVDTFARIAAMDASLKATGSLAHVDFAVLSDTTNHAVATREQQWFARLLAEQNGVGRMFYRRRTLNTGRKAGNIEEFITTSGGAWDYALILDADSLMEGETIIEMIRRIEGDPRLGLLQTLPKVIRARSRFGRAMQFAAAFHSPAFARGLAVMQGQSGPFWGHNAIVRIRAWAESCGLPELPGPAPFGGHILSHDSVEAALLARAGWVVRLDDDLEGSFEEGPENILDHAKRDRRWCQGNLQHSKVLAAPGLLPWSRFVLFQGIFAYIAPLIWLAFIMVSIAAIPLAGELDYFPQANWPFPVFPDDQTPKAVGLAVGIFGLLVMPKVLVGLDAVATGRARGFGGMGRSLRAVLSELALSSVVAPILLAFQSRSVTQVLSGRDGGWPPNNRGDGGLSLSESWAAGGWISFWGLVGMVVTQMVAPVLTLWLLPVTLPMLAAPLLIWWTSRPASPAHFPVPTDVPPPVVALHDTILAEWTSASPSELKVA, from the coding sequence TTGTCGAAGCTGTCGCAGCCACGGTCGTCGGTCCTGCCTCCATCGGGCGGGGCGCGGGCGCTTGCGCTTTTGGCCAGCGTACTGGCAGCGCTGGCAGCGGGTCTGGTTTTTTCGGTCTATGGCGCGGCTGATGGCGTGTCGTCGCTTGACGTGCTGCGCAGCCTGCTCATCCTTTTGTCCACCTGGTGGCTGGCGTGGGGGGCGGCGACCGCACTTCTGGGCCTGACCTCGCGGCACCGCGCGGCACCGCTGCGCGCCACCGGGCCGATCCGGGGGAAGACCGTGGTGATCGTCCCGGTCTACAACGAAGATCCTGTCGATACATTCGCCCGGATCGCCGCGATGGATGCGTCACTCAAGGCCACCGGCAGCCTTGCGCATGTCGACTTCGCCGTGCTTTCCGACACCACAAACCATGCCGTCGCCACGCGTGAGCAGCAGTGGTTCGCGCGGCTTTTGGCAGAACAGAACGGCGTGGGGCGCATGTTCTATCGCCGCCGCACGCTGAACACCGGGCGCAAGGCCGGCAACATCGAAGAGTTCATCACCACCTCGGGCGGGGCCTGGGATTACGCGCTGATCCTGGACGCCGACAGCCTGATGGAGGGTGAGACCATCATCGAGATGATCCGCCGGATTGAAGGCGACCCTCGTCTGGGCTTGCTGCAGACGCTGCCCAAGGTGATCCGCGCGCGGTCCCGCTTTGGGCGCGCGATGCAGTTTGCCGCGGCCTTTCACTCACCCGCCTTTGCCCGCGGACTTGCGGTGATGCAGGGCCAAAGCGGGCCATTCTGGGGCCACAACGCCATCGTACGCATCCGCGCCTGGGCCGAAAGCTGTGGCCTTCCGGAACTGCCCGGCCCCGCCCCCTTTGGCGGGCATATCCTCAGCCACGATTCGGTCGAGGCGGCGCTTCTGGCGCGCGCGGGTTGGGTGGTGCGTCTGGATGACGATCTGGAAGGGTCGTTCGAGGAAGGCCCCGAGAACATCCTTGACCACGCCAAGCGCGACCGCCGCTGGTGCCAGGGCAACCTGCAGCATTCCAAGGTGCTGGCCGCCCCCGGTCTCCTGCCATGGAGCCGGTTTGTGTTGTTTCAGGGCATCTTCGCCTATATCGCGCCGCTGATCTGGCTGGCCTTCATCATGGTGTCGATCGCGGCGATCCCGCTGGCTGGAGAGCTGGACTACTTCCCGCAGGCCAACTGGCCTTTCCCGGTGTTCCCCGATGACCAGACGCCAAAGGCCGTGGGGCTAGCCGTTGGCATCTTCGGGCTTCTGGTGATGCCGAAGGTGCTGGTGGGCCTTGATGCCGTGGCGACGGGACGCGCCCGCGGCTTTGGTGGCATGGGGCGCAGCTTGCGCGCTGTGCTGTCCGAACTCGCGCTGTCCTCGGTCGTAGCACCAATTCTGCTGGCGTTTCAAAGCCGTTCGGTGACGCAGGTCCTGTCAGGGCGTGATGGCGGCTGGCCGCCCAACAACCGCGGCGATGGCGGGCTCAGCCTGTCCGAAAGCTGGGCCGCCGGGGGCTGGATCAGCTTTTGGGGTCTGGTCGGAATGGTCGTCACGCAGATGGTGGCACCGGTCCTGACGCTGTGGCTTTTGCCGGTGACGCTGCCGATGCT
- a CDS encoding glucan biosynthesis protein: MPVEPGLHITLPRRGVLAGISTLVLLHCGTSLVPMARAQTAPAPEAAPDAAPVGVPFDFDTLTEEMRLLSQAEAVAAERASGFFSDFTYDDYNSVQFNPKRARWAGPEAGFHLHAFHMGWLFAEPVNLFEIEGGVAQPMVFSTDDFLYYDRVKDRVPLHEPLPGVAGFRLNAPLNRADLFDEVIAFLGASYFRAVGRGNGYGLSARGLAINSGLNQPEEFPRFSRFWVEKPVPFAREVTVYAALESASCTGAYRFVIRPGTNTEVDVTARLFFRTEVDQFGIAPLTSMFLFSEKNRADFDDFRPNVHDSDGLAILRRDGDRIWRPLNNPVKLTESWFVEENLQSFGLMQRDREFESYQDAVSHYERRPSLLVEPLADWGRGAVRLVEIPSDLEVNDNIVAFWVPEAKPVPGTMVEYAYRLHWGLLPVDPAADVAYVKETRAGTGGVSGVENTEGTRKFVVDFAGGMLATLPTDAEVEAVVTITGGEISVQTLSKIDSVNIWRLVIDVLPETGATVELVAHVAGYGRKLSENWQYQWVTA, translated from the coding sequence ATGCCGGTCGAACCGGGTTTGCACATAACACTGCCACGCCGTGGCGTCCTTGCGGGCATCAGCACACTTGTGTTGCTGCACTGCGGCACCAGCCTGGTGCCGATGGCACGGGCCCAGACCGCGCCTGCCCCCGAAGCCGCCCCAGACGCTGCTCCGGTCGGTGTGCCCTTCGACTTCGACACCCTGACCGAAGAGATGCGCCTGCTGTCGCAAGCGGAAGCCGTCGCCGCCGAGCGTGCCAGCGGCTTCTTCTCGGACTTCACCTATGACGATTACAATTCGGTGCAGTTCAACCCCAAGCGTGCCCGTTGGGCCGGGCCTGAGGCCGGGTTCCACCTGCATGCCTTCCACATGGGCTGGCTCTTTGCCGAGCCGGTCAATCTGTTCGAGATTGAAGGTGGCGTCGCACAACCTATGGTGTTCAGCACTGACGATTTTCTTTACTACGACCGGGTCAAGGATCGGGTCCCCCTGCACGAACCGCTGCCCGGCGTGGCGGGTTTCCGGCTGAACGCGCCGTTGAACCGTGCCGACCTCTTTGACGAAGTGATCGCTTTCCTTGGCGCCAGCTATTTCCGGGCCGTGGGACGCGGTAATGGCTATGGGCTTTCCGCGCGCGGGCTCGCCATCAACTCGGGCCTGAACCAGCCCGAGGAGTTTCCCCGCTTCTCGCGGTTCTGGGTGGAAAAGCCGGTGCCCTTCGCGCGTGAAGTGACGGTCTATGCAGCACTGGAAAGCGCCAGCTGCACCGGCGCCTACCGCTTCGTCATCCGCCCCGGCACGAACACCGAAGTGGACGTGACCGCGCGGCTGTTCTTCCGCACCGAGGTGGACCAGTTCGGCATTGCCCCCCTGACCTCGATGTTCCTGTTTTCCGAAAAGAACCGGGCCGACTTCGACGATTTCCGTCCCAACGTGCATGACAGCGACGGGCTGGCGATCCTGCGCCGCGATGGCGACCGGATCTGGAGACCGTTGAACAATCCGGTGAAGCTGACCGAATCCTGGTTCGTCGAGGAAAACCTGCAATCTTTCGGCCTGATGCAACGCGACCGCGAATTCGAAAGCTATCAGGACGCCGTGTCGCATTACGAACGCCGCCCGTCCCTGCTGGTTGAACCCTTGGCCGATTGGGGCCGCGGCGCAGTGCGTCTGGTCGAGATTCCGTCCGATCTTGAGGTGAACGACAACATCGTCGCCTTCTGGGTCCCCGAGGCAAAGCCGGTTCCCGGCACGATGGTCGAATACGCCTATCGTCTGCACTGGGGCCTGCTGCCGGTCGATCCGGCCGCGGATGTCGCCTATGTCAAGGAAACCCGCGCCGGGACCGGCGGCGTGTCCGGGGTGGAAAACACCGAAGGCACCCGCAAGTTCGTGGTGGATTTTGCGGGGGGCATGCTGGCCACGCTTCCAACAGACGCCGAAGTTGAAGCGGTCGTGACGATCACTGGCGGCGAGATCAGCGTGCAGACCTTGTCGAAGATCGACAGCGTGAATATCTGGCGCCTCGTGATCGATGTCCTGCCCGAAACTGGCGCGACGGTGGAACTGGTCGCCCATGTTGCGGGTTATGGACGCAAGTTGTCAGAGAACTGGCAGTATCAATGGGTTACCGCATGA
- the kdpF gene encoding K(+)-transporting ATPase subunit F, which yields MASAPLSGCEGSTMFDLILGLGVAAGLFVYLGAALLRPDRF from the coding sequence TTGGCATCCGCGCCGCTGAGCGGCTGTGAGGGTAGCACCATGTTCGATCTGATCTTGGGTCTTGGCGTCGCTGCGGGCCTGTTTGTCTACCTTGGCGCGGCGCTGCTGCGGCCGGACCGGTTCTGA
- the kdpA gene encoding potassium-transporting ATPase subunit KdpA produces the protein MMDLLSYLLYFAALVGLAWLLALWMVRVYSAALPSVLLRIEGALCRLSGAAPDRGMGWGGYALAVLVFNATGFVVLYVLLRAQGALPLNPDGIGGMAPDLAFNTAVSFVTNTNWQAYSGEAQLSYLSQMAGLTVQNFVSAGTGMAVAVAVIRGFVSAKGATLGNFWVDLTRSVLWILLPLSVVLALFLGWQGVPQTLQGAVVATGVEGQEQVIARGPAAAQIAIKQLGTNGGGFFGVNSAHPFENPTIASNMAQSLSILLIPVAFCFLFGRMAGDRRQGWAIFAAMAVMFVAGLAVIHVYEVAGNPALGLGANMEGKEQRFGAMLSALWAASTTAASNGSVNAMHDSFMPLSGLVMMVNMQIGEVIFGGVGAGLYGMLLYVVLAVFLAGLMVGRTPEYLGRKIEGREVTLAVLAFLSMPLGILVGGAVAATVPQALAAVQDPGPHGMSEILYAYSSATGNNGSAFGGYGAALPWHTTTLGIIMLLGRYAIIIPMLAIAGSMVRKPQAPVTSGTFPTHGPLFVTLLILTVLILGALTFFPVLALGPIAEETARVAGQSF, from the coding sequence ATCATGGACCTGCTTTCCTATCTTCTCTACTTTGCCGCACTCGTTGGCCTTGCCTGGCTCCTCGCACTGTGGATGGTCCGGGTCTATTCCGCGGCCCTTCCGTCAGTACTGCTGCGGATTGAAGGTGCGCTTTGCCGGCTTAGTGGTGCTGCGCCCGACCGCGGCATGGGCTGGGGTGGCTATGCGCTGGCCGTTCTGGTGTTCAATGCGACCGGCTTTGTCGTGCTCTATGTCCTGCTGCGGGCGCAGGGTGCGCTGCCTTTGAACCCGGACGGCATCGGTGGCATGGCACCTGACCTTGCTTTCAACACTGCCGTCAGCTTTGTCACCAACACCAACTGGCAGGCCTATTCGGGCGAGGCGCAGCTGAGCTACCTGAGCCAGATGGCCGGGCTGACGGTGCAGAACTTCGTCAGTGCGGGCACTGGCATGGCCGTCGCCGTTGCGGTGATCCGGGGCTTCGTTTCGGCCAAGGGGGCGACGCTTGGCAATTTCTGGGTCGATCTGACCCGGTCGGTCCTGTGGATTCTGCTGCCACTCTCTGTCGTGCTGGCGCTGTTCCTTGGCTGGCAGGGCGTGCCGCAGACGCTGCAGGGCGCGGTCGTTGCGACGGGCGTCGAGGGGCAGGAACAGGTGATCGCCCGGGGCCCGGCAGCGGCGCAGATCGCCATCAAGCAGCTTGGCACCAACGGCGGGGGATTCTTCGGCGTGAACTCGGCCCATCCGTTCGAGAACCCGACCATCGCGTCGAACATGGCGCAGTCGCTGTCGATCCTGCTGATCCCGGTGGCCTTCTGCTTTCTTTTCGGGCGCATGGCGGGGGACCGGCGACAGGGCTGGGCAATCTTTGCCGCGATGGCGGTGATGTTCGTGGCGGGCCTTGCGGTAATCCATGTCTACGAGGTTGCAGGGAACCCCGCCCTGGGGCTGGGCGCGAACATGGAGGGCAAGGAGCAACGCTTTGGCGCGATGCTGTCGGCGCTTTGGGCGGCTTCCACGACCGCCGCGTCGAACGGGTCGGTCAACGCGATGCATGACAGCTTCATGCCGCTATCGGGCCTTGTGATGATGGTCAACATGCAGATTGGCGAGGTGATCTTCGGCGGGGTCGGTGCGGGGCTTTACGGGATGCTTCTTTACGTCGTCCTTGCCGTGTTTCTGGCCGGGCTGATGGTCGGGCGCACGCCCGAATACCTTGGCCGCAAGATCGAGGGGCGCGAAGTAACTCTGGCGGTGCTGGCCTTCCTGTCGATGCCGTTGGGCATTCTGGTTGGGGGCGCTGTCGCTGCCACCGTCCCGCAGGCGCTGGCGGCGGTGCAGGACCCCGGGCCGCATGGGATGAGCGAGATCCTTTACGCCTATTCGTCGGCCACCGGAAACAACGGGTCGGCGTTCGGCGGTTATGGCGCGGCGCTGCCCTGGCACACGACCACGCTGGGGATCATCATGCTGCTGGGACGCTATGCGATCATCATCCCGATGCTGGCAATTGCCGGGTCGATGGTGCGCAAGCCGCAGGCCCCTGTCACCTCGGGCACTTTCCCTACGCATGGGCCGCTGTTCGTGACGCTCTTGATCCTTACCGTGCTGATCCTTGGCGCGCTGACCTTCTTCCCTGTCCTCGCCCTTGGCCCGATCGCGGAAGAGACCGCGCGTGTGGCCGGGCAAAGCTTCTGA
- the kdpB gene encoding potassium-transporting ATPase subunit KdpB — MSKLTKTADMTGLYPAAIRASVTKLDPRSLWRNPVMFVTAVVAAMTTVLGLRDLVTGVPGAGTSLHIAAWLWLCVIFANFAEALAEGRGKARADTLRATKSETKVRVLGAVDDDPATGTETLSTALRAGQFVHVAAGEIIPADGEAVRGVASVNESAITGESAPVIREAGGDRSSVTGGTTVVSDWLVIRVTAEPGKSFLDRMIALVEGAERQKTPNEIALNILLVGLTLIFLFVVVTLPAFASYSGTTIPVIVLGALFVTLIPTTIGGLLSAIGIAGMDRLVKANVIAKSGRAVEAAGDVDTLLLDKTGTITFGNRMADALIPAPGVDMARLAEAAALASLADETPEGKSIVDKAREVLGSVPAMPRGAEAVAFTAQTRLSGLDLEGGRSFRKGAIDAVIRLTGRTPPQALAAQVDAIARSGGTPLLVAEGAEILGAVHLKDIVKPGVRERFAELRAMGIRTVMITGDNPLTAAAIAAEAGVDDFLAEATPEMKLDLIRREQAGGRLVAMCGDGSNDAPALAQADVGVAMNAGTPAAKEAANLIDLDSDPTKLIEVVLVGKQLLISRGALTTFSIANDVAKYFAILPAIFVAAYPGLGALNIMGLASPTSAILSAVIFNALILVALVPLALRGVSYRPSSAAALLRRNLLIYGLGGLIVPFFGIKAIDATLVALNLA; from the coding sequence ATGTCGAAACTGACCAAGACGGCCGATATGACCGGCCTTTACCCGGCCGCGATCCGGGCAAGCGTCACCAAGCTTGATCCCCGCAGCCTGTGGCGCAACCCGGTGATGTTCGTGACTGCCGTCGTGGCGGCGATGACCACGGTTCTTGGCCTGCGTGATCTTGTGACGGGCGTTCCGGGCGCGGGGACCAGCCTGCATATCGCGGCCTGGCTGTGGCTGTGCGTGATCTTCGCGAACTTTGCCGAAGCGCTCGCCGAAGGGCGGGGCAAGGCGCGGGCGGATACCCTGCGCGCGACGAAGTCTGAAACCAAGGTGCGGGTGCTGGGTGCTGTGGATGACGATCCGGCCACGGGGACAGAAACGCTGTCCACCGCGCTACGTGCAGGCCAGTTCGTGCATGTGGCGGCGGGTGAGATCATCCCGGCGGATGGCGAGGCCGTGCGCGGCGTCGCATCGGTCAACGAAAGCGCCATCACCGGCGAAAGCGCGCCCGTGATCCGCGAGGCGGGGGGCGACCGGTCCTCGGTCACCGGGGGCACCACGGTCGTTTCCGACTGGCTGGTGATCCGGGTGACGGCGGAACCGGGGAAAAGCTTCCTTGACCGCATGATCGCGCTGGTGGAAGGGGCCGAACGGCAAAAGACCCCGAACGAGATTGCGCTGAACATCCTGCTTGTGGGTCTGACGCTGATCTTCCTGTTTGTCGTCGTCACACTTCCGGCCTTCGCAAGCTATTCCGGCACCACGATCCCGGTGATCGTGCTGGGCGCGTTGTTCGTGACGCTGATCCCGACCACGATTGGCGGGCTGCTGAGTGCCATCGGCATCGCCGGGATGGACCGCCTCGTGAAGGCCAATGTCATCGCCAAATCCGGCCGGGCGGTTGAGGCGGCGGGGGATGTCGACACGCTGCTTCTGGACAAGACCGGCACGATCACCTTCGGCAACCGGATGGCGGATGCGCTGATCCCTGCACCGGGGGTGGACATGGCGCGACTGGCTGAGGCGGCGGCGCTGGCATCGCTGGCCGATGAGACGCCGGAGGGCAAATCCATCGTCGACAAGGCGCGCGAGGTTCTGGGATCGGTCCCGGCGATGCCAAGGGGTGCCGAGGCCGTTGCCTTCACGGCGCAGACGCGGCTTTCGGGGCTGGACCTTGAGGGCGGTCGCAGCTTTCGCAAGGGCGCGATTGACGCGGTGATCCGGTTGACCGGACGGACCCCGCCGCAGGCGCTGGCGGCCCAGGTGGATGCCATCGCGCGGTCAGGGGGCACGCCCTTGCTGGTGGCCGAAGGCGCAGAAATCCTTGGTGCGGTCCACCTCAAGGATATCGTCAAACCCGGCGTGCGAGAACGCTTTGCGGAACTCCGCGCGATGGGTATCCGCACGGTGATGATCACCGGCGACAACCCGCTGACCGCCGCCGCGATTGCCGCCGAGGCCGGGGTGGATGACTTTCTGGCCGAGGCGACACCCGAGATGAAGCTGGACCTGATCCGCCGCGAACAGGCGGGCGGGCGGCTGGTGGCCATGTGCGGCGACGGGTCGAACGACGCGCCCGCGCTGGCGCAGGCCGACGTGGGCGTGGCGATGAACGCGGGCACCCCGGCGGCGAAGGAGGCCGCGAACCTGATCGACCTAGACAGCGACCCGACCAAGCTGATCGAGGTGGTGCTGGTGGGCAAACAGCTGCTGATCTCGCGCGGGGCGCTGACGACATTCTCCATCGCCAATGACGTGGCGAAATACTTCGCCATCCTGCCCGCGATCTTTGTTGCGGCCTATCCCGGGCTGGGGGCGCTGAACATCATGGGGCTGGCCTCGCCCACCAGTGCCATCCTGTCGGCTGTGATCTTCAACGCGCTGATCCTTGTGGCGCTGGTGCCGCTGGCCCTGCGCGGGGTGTCTTACCGTCCGTCCAGCGCGGCGGCGCTTTTGCGGCGCAACCTGCTGATCTACGGGCTGGGCGGGCTGATCGTGCCCTTCTTCGGGATCAAGGCCATCGACGCTACCCTTGTCGCCCTGAACCTTGCCTGA
- the kdpC gene encoding potassium-transporting ATPase subunit KdpC, which translates to MITHLRPAISLTVVFTLLTGLAYPLAMTGAAQTLFPMAANGSLIERDGTIIGSSLIAQPFAGAGYLHPRPSASGWNAAGTGASNLGPTSAALIATVAERRTAWEAEKGTEAPIDAVTASGSGLDPDISPENALAQAGRIAALRGADAGAVRGLIEAAVEKPFLGLYGEPRVNVLLTNIALDEAFPMPPAGGEGYTTE; encoded by the coding sequence ATGATAACCCACCTTCGCCCCGCCATTTCCCTGACCGTGGTCTTTACCCTGCTGACGGGTCTTGCCTACCCGCTGGCGATGACCGGCGCTGCGCAGACGCTGTTTCCGATGGCCGCCAATGGCAGCCTGATCGAGAGGGATGGAACCATCATCGGTTCATCCCTGATCGCGCAGCCCTTTGCTGGCGCGGGCTATCTGCACCCCCGTCCCTCGGCCAGTGGCTGGAACGCCGCCGGGACCGGGGCTTCTAACCTTGGGCCGACCTCGGCGGCGTTGATAGCCACAGTCGCCGAACGTCGCACCGCTTGGGAGGCAGAGAAAGGAACCGAGGCCCCGATCGACGCCGTCACCGCCTCTGGTTCGGGGTTGGACCCGGATATCAGCCCTGAAAACGCGCTGGCGCAGGCGGGCCGCATAGCAGCCTTGCGCGGTGCGGATGCGGGTGCGGTGCGGGGATTGATCGAAGCCGCCGTCGAGAAACCGTTCCTTGGCCTTTATGGCGAACCGCGCGTGAACGTGCTTCTGACCAACATCGCCCTTGACGAAGCCTTCCCGATGCCGCCCGCTGGAGGGGAAGGATACACCACCGAATGA
- a CDS encoding sensor histidine kinase: MTPDSEIRPSPEALLVQAAREGRGRLKVFLGAAPGVGKTWAMLDDAHRKRAEGVDVVAALIETHGRSETQAKLAGLPQLARKPVIHKGRALTEMDLDGLLARKPALALIDELAHTNADGSRHAKRWQDVEEVLAAGIDVYTTLNIQHIETLNETVARITGVRVRETVPDGALEMADEIELIDLPPDELVDRLKQGKVYPADQAARALGSFFVKGNLTALRELAMRAAADRVDAQLREHMAANAIAGPWPTQERILVCINESPAAREAIRVAKRSADRARAEWIALNVAQARMEGLPEADKDRLAGSLRLAERLGAELATLEAEHDVAEAILTYARDRNVRRIVIGRPRPRPFWARLTSEDVATDVLRRSGAFEVTVASEPDEKPKASGFRSPRLGAEPKAWGEAVLAVAIASACSWGAEQLFPVASLSVIYMTAVVVVASRRGLGPALAAAVLGFMAYNFLFTHPRYTFHVSRQGELLTLGLFLAASLVTGNLAARLRARVEAQAAIADRTNKLYDFSRRVAAAATADDVVWASVSHVATTLRCEAVLLMPRGAELRVVGGFPPEDRLDVRDQSAAQFAWEKGEPAGRGSDTLPTARWFFLPLVAGDRRLGVLGIAYEDDRQLARTDRRLLDALIDQIALALERLRLTEDLAATQLATETERLRTALLNSVSHDLRTPLVTIIGAAGHLVDADLPPDARRDLAENIREEGERLDRYVQNLLDMTRLGHGALKPRLAPQDVAEIVGGARSRMKGVLRGHDLRVDLAPNLPLILADGVLLEQVLVNILDNAAKYSPERTAITIAARLLGARVELSVTDHGPGIPVEDTARVFDMFYRVAGGDRQRAGTGLGLAICKGLIEAMGGTIKAESGRAETGWPDGTGTRIVMALPLHNPEVAA, translated from the coding sequence ATGACCCCGGATTCCGAAATTCGCCCCTCTCCTGAGGCACTTCTCGTGCAGGCCGCGCGGGAAGGGCGGGGGCGGCTTAAGGTCTTTCTGGGCGCGGCACCGGGGGTCGGCAAGACCTGGGCCATGCTGGACGACGCGCATCGCAAGCGGGCGGAAGGCGTCGATGTGGTGGCGGCCCTGATCGAGACGCATGGGCGGTCCGAAACGCAGGCCAAGCTGGCGGGCCTTCCGCAGCTTGCGCGCAAGCCTGTCATTCACAAGGGCCGGGCGTTGACCGAGATGGACCTTGACGGTTTGCTGGCGCGCAAACCCGCACTCGCCCTGATCGACGAACTGGCCCATACGAATGCCGACGGCAGCCGCCACGCCAAGCGCTGGCAGGATGTCGAGGAAGTGTTGGCCGCCGGGATCGACGTCTATACCACGCTGAACATCCAGCACATCGAGACGCTGAACGAAACGGTGGCGCGGATTACCGGCGTTCGGGTTCGGGAAACCGTCCCGGACGGCGCGCTGGAAATGGCGGATGAGATCGAGCTGATCGACCTGCCGCCGGATGAACTGGTGGACCGGCTGAAGCAGGGCAAGGTCTATCCGGCGGATCAGGCGGCCCGCGCGTTGGGGTCGTTCTTCGTCAAGGGCAACCTGACCGCGCTGCGCGAGCTTGCCATGCGCGCCGCCGCTGACCGGGTGGATGCGCAACTGCGTGAGCATATGGCCGCGAACGCCATCGCCGGGCCATGGCCCACGCAGGAACGCATCCTTGTGTGCATCAACGAAAGCCCCGCCGCGCGTGAGGCGATCCGGGTTGCCAAGCGCAGCGCCGACCGGGCGCGAGCGGAATGGATCGCGCTGAACGTGGCGCAGGCGCGGATGGAAGGCTTGCCCGAGGCCGACAAGGACCGGCTGGCGGGAAGCCTGCGATTGGCCGAACGGCTGGGCGCGGAACTGGCGACGCTGGAGGCCGAGCATGACGTGGCCGAGGCGATCCTGACCTATGCGCGGGACCGCAACGTGCGTCGCATCGTGATCGGTCGCCCGCGGCCCCGCCCGTTCTGGGCAAGGTTGACGTCCGAGGATGTTGCGACGGATGTTTTGCGCCGGTCTGGAGCATTCGAGGTCACCGTCGCCTCGGAACCTGACGAGAAACCGAAGGCCAGTGGCTTTCGCAGCCCGCGTCTGGGGGCGGAACCGAAGGCTTGGGGCGAAGCGGTGCTGGCCGTCGCCATCGCCTCGGCCTGTTCCTGGGGGGCCGAGCAGTTGTTTCCGGTGGCCAGCCTGAGCGTGATCTACATGACGGCGGTCGTTGTCGTGGCCAGCCGCCGCGGTCTGGGCCCTGCCCTTGCGGCCGCCGTGCTGGGCTTCATGGCGTACAACTTCCTGTTCACTCATCCGCGCTATACGTTCCATGTCTCTCGGCAGGGCGAGCTTCTGACGCTGGGGCTGTTCCTCGCCGCCTCGCTGGTGACGGGAAATCTTGCCGCCCGCCTGCGTGCCCGGGTAGAGGCGCAGGCCGCCATCGCCGACCGGACGAACAAGCTTTACGACTTCAGCCGCCGTGTCGCTGCCGCTGCCACGGCGGATGATGTGGTTTGGGCCTCGGTCAGCCATGTGGCGACGACGCTGCGCTGCGAGGCGGTGCTGCTGATGCCGCGTGGGGCAGAGTTGCGGGTTGTAGGTGGCTTCCCGCCGGAGGATCGGCTGGACGTGCGCGACCAGTCTGCCGCGCAGTTCGCCTGGGAAAAGGGGGAGCCTGCGGGCCGGGGATCGGACACCTTGCCCACAGCACGGTGGTTCTTTCTGCCGCTGGTGGCGGGCGACCGGCGGTTGGGCGTGCTTGGTATTGCATATGAAGATGATCGCCAGCTTGCCCGCACCGACCGCCGCCTGCTTGACGCGCTGATCGACCAGATCGCGCTGGCGCTGGAACGGCTGCGGCTGACCGAAGACCTTGCCGCCACCCAGCTTGCCACCGAGACCGAACGCCTGCGCACCGCGCTTTTGAACTCGGTCAGCCATGACCTTAGGACGCCGCTTGTGACGATCATCGGGGCAGCCGGTCATCTCGTGGATGCGGACCTGCCGCCGGACGCCCGGCGTGATCTGGCCGAGAACATCCGTGAGGAAGGCGAACGGCTCGACCGCTACGTCCAGAACCTGCTTGACATGACGCGTCTGGGTCACGGCGCGCTCAAGCCCAGACTGGCGCCGCAGGACGTGGCCGAGATTGTCGGGGGCGCGCGATCCCGGATGAAGGGCGTCCTGCGCGGGCATGACCTGCGGGTTGATCTTGCGCCGAACCTGCCGCTGATCCTTGCCGACGGGGTGCTGCTGGAGCAGGTGCTGGTCAACATCCTCGACAACGCGGCAAAGTATTCGCCCGAAAGAACCGCGATCACCATCGCGGCCCGTCTGCTGGGCGCCCGCGTCGAACTGTCGGTGACCGACCATGGTCCCGGCATCCCGGTGGAGGACACGGCCCGCGTCTTCGACATGTTCTATCGCGTGGCCGGGGGCGACCGTCAGAGGGCGGGCACCGGCCTTGGCCTTGCCATCTGCAAGGGGCTGATCGAGGCGATGGGCGGCACGATCAAGGCCGAGTCGGGCCGGGCCGAGACTGGCTGGCCTGATGGCACCGGGACGCGTATCGTGATGGCACTCCCCCTCCACAATCCCGAGGTCGCTGCGTGA